A portion of the Apus apus isolate bApuApu2 chromosome 3, bApuApu2.pri.cur, whole genome shotgun sequence genome contains these proteins:
- the ZC3H12D gene encoding probable ribonuclease ZC3H12D, producing MPAEMALASSLSNKPVSPCSRKVSTAGVEVHQSKLDFFCKLGYGKQDICKVLDNLGQEALEDDVLKELIRMGSKPQALDTQAQPSTLKLVARGSCSTTPGSKWLGEDDSDSSDHFRPIVIDGSNVAMSHGNKEVFSCWGIQLAVDWFRERGHTYIKVIVPLWRKEPPRQDSPIADQHILEELEKQSILVYTPSRKVKGKRVVCYDDRYIVKVAYEKDGVIVSNDHYRDLQNENPEWKWFIEQRLLMYSFVSNRFMPPDDPLGRHGPTLTNFLSKKPVLPEPKWQPCPYGKKCTYGNKCKFYHPERAHQAQLSVADELRAKIKVPLSLGKEEESRNCSPYGPGAPALPDARPGTLRGASGCAGASCYPGWSQGSCPEQPDSTWAGVSSSDLWLDQRLLQAEWLRDQPFLEKMSAMSISDNPCSYHWSPHCSLDREVTESPHRCRDLRLNPYSLHHPHSLDHTCLPGCPFQHPVLLPAWGGMHPDPRWPQECCGTHRMGQRSCYFPDAAQHRRALEPVQQVWRPLAAPAPPHSPSQHQHQRFPSQPPKQPFLLDSRNRLGFFQKACAYPDAPSSDNWPTPAARPPSAQQANIERELCSLFPYSEVNHIMALYPDIKDVASLTLLIQRHRNL from the exons ATGCCTGCTGAGATGGCTCTGGCCAGTTCACTTTCCAACAAACCAGTATCACCATGCTCCAGAAAAGTTTCTACTGCAGGGGTGGAAGTGCACCAGAGCAAGCTGGATTTTTTCTGCAAGCTGGGCTATGGTAAGCAGGACATCTGCAAAGTGCTGGACAACCTTGGCCAAGAGGCCCTGGAAGATGAtgtgctgaaagagctgatTCGGATGGGAAGCAAACCTCAAGCTCTGGACACCCAGGCTCAGCCTTCCACACTAAAACTTGTTGCCCGTGGATCATGTAGCACTACACCAGGGTCAAAGTGGCTTGGAGAAGATGACAGTGATTCTTCTGATCACTTCAGACCCATTGTGATTGATGGCAGCAACGTTGCAATGAG tcATGGGAACAAAGAGGTATTCTCCTGCTGGGGGATCCAGTTGGCAGTGGATTGGTTTCGAGAAAGGGGGCACACATACATCAAAGTTATTGTCCCACTCTGGAGAAAAGAGCCCCCTCGACAAGACAGTCCCATTGCAG atCAGCACAttcttgaagagctggaaaagcaaTCCATCCTTGTGTACACCCCATCCAGGAAGGTGAAAGGCAAGAGGGTGGTTTGCTACGATGATCGCTACATAGTGAAGGTCGCTTATGAGAAAGATGGAGTCATTGTTTCCAATGATCATTACCGGGATCTCCAGAACGAAAACCCCGAGTGGAAATGGTTTATTGAGCAGCGACTACTCATGTATTCTTTTGTCAGTAACAG gtTTATGCCTCCTGATGATCCACTAGGCCGGCATGGACCCACTCTTACTAACTTCCTCAGCAAAAAGCCAGTGCTTCCTGAACCAAAATGGCAGCCTTGTCCCTATG gTAAGAAATGCACCTATGGcaataaatgcaaattttacCACCCGGAGAGGGCACATCAAGCTCAGCTCTCGGTTGCTGACGAGCTCAGGGCCAAAATAAAGGTCCCGTTAAGcctggggaaagaggaggagtCGCGTAACTGCTCACCCTACGGGCCCGGAGCGCCGGCGCTGCCCGACGCCCGCCCGGGAACGCTGCGAGGAGCCAGTGGCTGTGCAGGGGCCTCCTGCTACCCAGGGTGGTCCCAGGGGAGCTGCCCTGAACAGCCAGACAGCACCTGGGCTGGTGTCTCCAGCTCTGACCTGTGGCTGGACCAGAGGCTGCTACAGGCAGAGTGGCTGCGAGACCAGCCCTTCCTGGAGAAGATGTCAGCGATGTCCATCAGTGACAACCCCTGCAGCTACCACTGGTCCCCACACTGCTCTCTGGACAGAGAGGTGACAGAGAGCCCTCATCGCTGCCGTGACCTCAGGCTCAACCCATACTCGCTGCATCACCCCCACAGCTTGGACCACACCTGCTTACCAGGATGCCCCTTCCAGCACCCAGTGCTTCTGCCTGCATGGGGCGGGATGCACCCAGACCCCAGGTGGCCTCAGGAGTGCTGTGGCACTCACAGGATGGGTCAGAGGAGCTGCTACTTCCCTgatgctgctcagcacaggcGGGCCCTGGAGCCTGTGCAGCAGGTCTGGCGGCcgctggcagctcctgccccgcCTCACTCgcccagccagcaccagcaccagcgcttccccagccagcccccGAAGCAGCCCTTCCTGTTAGACTCCAGAAACAGGCTGGGCTTCTTCCAGAAAGCCTGTGCTTACCCTGATGCCCCTTCCAGTGACAACTGGCCCACCCCGGCTGCAAGGCCACCCTCTGCCCAGCAAGCAAACATAGAGAGGGAGCTGTGCTCTCTGTTCCCTTACAGCGAGGTGAACCACATCATGGCTTTGTACCCCGATATCAAGGATGTTGCTAGCTTGACTTTACTGATTCAAAGACACAGAAACTTGTGA